A window of the bacterium genome harbors these coding sequences:
- the hslU gene encoding HslU--HslV peptidase ATPase subunit (heat shock protein involved in degradation of misfolded proteins) — IRVELDKLGADEFYRILTEPRNALVRQYTALLATEGIELKFTRGALRELADMAHKVNQRTEDIGARRLHTLMTTLLDDILFDAPNVKRKRITITKQRVEKVLSEISENEDLARFIL, encoded by the coding sequence GATTCGAGTGGAACTCGACAAACTGGGGGCCGATGAATTCTACCGGATTCTAACCGAGCCGAGAAACGCGCTGGTGCGGCAGTACACGGCGCTCCTGGCCACCGAGGGCATCGAGCTCAAATTCACGCGGGGCGCGCTTCGCGAACTGGCCGATATGGCCCACAAAGTGAATCAGCGTACCGAGGACATCGGGGCCCGCCGTCTGCACACGCTGATGACGACGCTGCTCGACGACATCCTGTTCGACGCGCCGAACGTGAAGCGGAAGCGGATCACGATCACCAAACAGCGGGTGGAAAAGGTTCTCTCGGAGATATCCGAGAACGAGGATTTGGCGCGGTTTATTCTCTGA